A single Anopheles maculipalpis chromosome 3RL, idAnoMacuDA_375_x, whole genome shotgun sequence DNA region contains:
- the LOC126565772 gene encoding protein son of sevenless, translating into MFSGSSHVSITDAADYDFENAENAAKWRGLFISSLRKVLEQVHPSLQAREDALLYVESLCLRLLATLCAKPPPHTVMDVEERISRTFPNPIDRWALGEARETIDKSKKKKPVLPVDRVHTLLQKEVLQYKIDSSVSLFLVAVLEYISADILKLAGYYVKNIRHIEITREDIEVAMCADKVLMDMFYQGESSNSMAPSPLPPTPRASLSYEEVVKELIHDEKQYQRDLHMIIRVFREELVKIVKDPKELDLIFSNIIDIYEVSVTLLGSLEDVIEMSQEQTPPCIGSCFEELAEAAEFDVYAKYAMDITSVIAKEALANLLARPEVASSLMSAGHGFKEAVKFYLPKLLLGPIGHAQLYLDYIKVLLQLSPSQEDKESFEQVQGLLKPLQCELQSISSLLPKEYFTRVNSRARRQSAIEKTRDLQNTVEHWDKDVGQCCNEFIREDTLAKLSSGKRQTERKVFLFDGLLVLCKARRQIVPGNNYDYRQKERFFMRKVEIIDRPDTDELKHAFEISPREQQSVVLITKNAQHKNDWMADLIMLNTKSMLERILDSILLDIEKKHPLKLPSPEIYKFAVPDSPSNIVLEEREGTGVPLIKGATLCKLIERLTYHIYADPMFVRTFLTTYRSFCSPKELLQLLVERFDIPDPAVVYDPAAEKEQAGGDTDKFHKNSQREDWKRYKKEYVQPVQFRVLNVLRHWVDHHFYDFERDGELLESLERFLETVRGKSMRKWVDSVMKIVQRKNESEDNHRQITFAFGHSPPAIEHHLPLNSENEFNLLMLHPLELARQLTLLEFEMYKNVKPSELVGSVWTGKDKETTSPNLLKIMHHTTNFTRWIEKSIIEAENFEERVAMASRAIEVMMVLQDLNNFNGVLSIVSAFQGAAVHRLKLTLEDIPKRHQQVLGECRELNNSHFKKYQEKLRSINPPCVPFFGMYLTNILHIEEGNPDFLPNTELINFSKRRRVAEITGEIQQYQNQPYCLKVDPSIRHFLENLDPFKGMSITEIQNYLYEESKRIEPKNCRQPLKFPRKWPDISLKSPGIKPSSRRNNSSANSSMTLPGTLPYSKTSLLANSDTGEQSPPASSSSSVHDYSIFASVNIHSSSSGTSSLSSLYYQQQQQQLQMQQQFAQQLLQQSNFCHGQTGGAIVGGTSSSMGSSGGTSQYSHQSAHHHPHQQQYLHHSHPHYNQPHHYQPSLSQSIANLTTAGGDNQMAPEIPRRSDSIILTNTNQLLTGSGCLSESSGSYNGGKLLPSPRYPSASMSTLLSTGSSCSTVPSAGGTVGGMTGGASSYSIGGSLYSGSSSEASGYGTASSVTSSSAASIVSISHNDGNVQQQHSAATVAMAHPPDIPPAISPRTDKPQPLHPPPPPPPLYSGAGAGANGGSSGGGGGGSSTSNSTVPTLANTTTVATSIANSTSSNFRHNTSNSIKNQNCDFTYTIPGSGTAFCSFANTNSGVPPPPTNSTGRASSCEHSPIFPSSPKIQLQHNHPTAGTTPPCQHHHQHHPATQHHTDTTIVDGGGGGPGNVHSYAIQHNSSSSASPSATSSHPCQQCSTGGGAATGDGSGGAAGLPNSADFGPTPISPHVNVPNTHNVLPPLAPPLPPRFKRKESSIESSQSSQIRQAPDAPTLPPRDVSPPPIPPRIYPQSHYHFGVAGQSGTTLLLNYTQSPGACGGTTGAGSGFAMNSSNWNHSSMHTKDESTSSSSSSSTLTRDNLNQYNQHGSIGGGGGTTASSSSNSSSIEQRLLMLPHTSTIMMRRNSAMDRAAKENIPNIATSSSLSGLSTIAAGTVLAGPVNATSGGSASTMNSSGPSGSSAGTSVGSSPSAIKNKSVQNSPSSGQQQQQPLPHVLCRRASTNISPRFSPGETTPKLPPKPKQNSISSDRTMFPYPSTN; encoded by the exons GTTCTGATGGATATGTTCTATCAGGGTGAAAGCTCCAACTCGATGGCACCGAGTCCGCTTCCACCGACACCACGTGCCAGCCTCAGCTACGAGGAAGTCGTGAAGGAACTGATCCACGACGAGAAACAGTATCAACGAGATCTGCACATGATCATCCGAGTATTCCGGGAGGAACTAGTTAAGATAGTTAAGGATCCAAAA GAGCTggatttaatattttccaacataatagACATTTATGAAGTTTCGGTGACGTTGCTGGGCTCGCTCGAAGATGTGATAGAAATGTCCCAGGAACAAACGCCACCGTGTATTGGTAGCTGTTTTGAAG AACTGGCTGAAGCGGCTGAGTTCGACGTGTATGCCAAGTATGCAATGGATATTACATCGGTGATTGCAAAGGAAGCACTAGCCAATTTATTAGCACGACCGGAGGTA GCCAGTTCACTGATGTCAGCCGGACATGGTTTCAAGGAGGCGGTCAAATTTTACCTACCAAAACTACTATTAGGGCCCATCGGGCATGCGCAGTTATATTTGGATTATATTAAGGTTTTACTACAGCTGAGTCCCTCGCAGGAGGACAAGGAGAGCTTCGAGCAGGTGCAAGGCTTGCTGAAACCGCTGCAGTGCGAGCTACAGAGTATTTCATCGCTCCTGCCAAA GGAATACTTTACCCGTGTAAACAGCCGTGCCCGGAGACAGTCAGCGATAGAGAAAACGCGCGATCTTCAAAACACGGTCGAACACTGGGACAAGGACGTGGGCCAGTGCTGTAACGAGTTTATCCGCGAGGATACGCTGGCAAAGCTAAGCTCTGGCAAGCGACAAACCGAACggaaagtgtttttgttcGACGGATTGTTGGTGCTGTGCAAAGCGAGACGTCAGATAGTGCCGGGAAACAATTACGATTACCGGCAGAAAGAACGGTTTTTCATGCGGAAGGTCGAAATCATCGATCGGCCCGATACGGACGAGCTGAAGCACGCGTTTGAGATATCGCCCCGGGAGCAGCAGAGCGTTGTACTTATCACCAAAAACGCCCAGCACAAGAACGATTGGATGGCGGACCTAATCATGCTGAACACCAAGTCGATGCTGGAACGCATCTTGGATAGTATCTTGCTAGATATTGAGAAGAAACATCCGTTGAAGTTGCCGAGCCCGGAGATTTACAAGTTTGCCGTACCGGACAGCCCTTCGAATATTGTGCTTGAAGAGCGGGAAGGTACCGGAGTGCCGTTGATTAAAGGTGCCACACTATGCAAGCTTATCGAGCGTTTAACGTACCACATTTACGCGGATCCAATGTTTGTGCGTACGTTTCTTACTACGTACCGGTCGTTTTGTTCACCGAAGGAGCTTTTGCAGCTGTTGGTCGAGCGTTTCGACATACCCGATCCGGCTGTCGTGTATGATCCGGCCGCGGAAAAGGAACAGGCCGGTGGAGATACGGATAAGTTTCACAAAAACTCACAGCGTGAAGATTGGAAGCGGTACAAGAAGGAGTATGTGCAGCCGGTTCAGTTTCGCGTGCTAAACGTGTTGCGGCACTGGGTCGATCATCATTTTTACGACTTTGAGCGAGACGGGGAGCTGCTCGAGTCGCTCGAAAGGTTTCTGGAGACGGTGCGCGGTAAATCGATGCGCAAGTGGGTTGATTCGGTGATGAAGATTGTTCAGCGGAAG AATGAAAGCGAGGACAATCACCGGCAGATAACATTCGCATTTGGTCACAGTCCGCCGGCGATCGAGCATCATCTGCCGCTGAATAGTGAGAACGAATTCAACCTGCTTATGTTACATCCGCTAGAGCTGGCCCGACAGTTGACGCTGTTGGAGTTTGAGATGTACAAGAAT GTCAAACCTTCCGAACTGGTTGGCTCGGTATGGACGGGGAAGGATAAAGAAACAACTAGTcctaatttattgaaaattatgcATCACACCACAAAT TTTACACGGTGGATCGAGAAATCGATAATCGAGGCAGAAAACTTCGAAGAGCGCGTTGCGATGGCAAGTCGCGCAATCgaggtgatgatggtgcttcAGGATCTAAACAATTTCAACGGCGTACTGTCGATCGTGTCCGCCTTTCAAGGGGCGGCCGTACATCGGCTCAAGCTAACGCTCGAGGACATTCCGAAGCGCCATCAGCAGGTGTTGGGCGAATGTCGCGAACTGAACAACTCGCACTTTAAAAAGTACCAGGAAAAACTGCGCTCAATCAACCCGCCCTGTGTGCCATTTTTCGGCATGTACCTTACCAACATTCTGCACATAGAGGAGGGCAATCCGGACTTTCTGCCCAACACCGAGCTGATAAACTTCTCCAAGCGAAGACGGGTGGCCGAGATTACGGGCGAAATACAGCAATATCAGAATCAACCTTACTGTTTAAAGGTCGATCCTAGCATAAGG CATTTTCTAGAAAATTTAGATCCTTTTAAAGGAATGAGCATAACGGAGATTCAAAACTATCTGTACGAAGAGAGCAAACGGATAGAGCCGAAAAATTGTCGCCAGCCGTTGAAATTC CCTCGCAAATGGCCGGACATTTCACTGAAATCGCCCGGCATTAAGCCATCGTCAAGGCGAAATAACAGCTCCGCCAATTCGTCGATGACGCTGCCTGGGACGCTACCGTACAGCAAAACGTCGCTGCTGGCGAACAGTGATACGGGCGAACAGTCACCACCGGCTTCATCGTCCTCGTCCGTGCACGACTATTCCATCTTTGCCTCGGTCAACATTCACTCGTCCTCTTCCGGCACGTCCTCACTATCCTCACTGTactatcagcagcagcagcagcaacttcaAATGCAGCAACAATTCGCGCAGCAGCTACTGCAACAATCCAACTTCTGCCACGGTCAGACAGGTGGTGCCATCGTTGGAGGTACCAGCAGTAGCATGGGTAGTAGTGGAGGTACGTCACAGTATTCACATCAGAGTGCGCACCACCAtccacatcagcagcagtacctTCACCATAGTCATCCGCATTACAACCAACCGCATCACTATCAGCCGAGCTTATCGCAGTCGATAGCGAACCTAACGACGGCCGGCGGGGACAACCAGATGGCGCCGGAGATACCGCGCCGCTCGGACAGTATTATACTGACCAACACGAATCAGCTGCTGACGGGTAGCGGTTGCCTGTCCGAAAGCAGCGGTAGCTACAACGGTGGCAAACTGTTGCCCAGTCCACGCTATCCTTCCGCCTCGATGTCGACGCTTTTATCGACGGGTTCGTCCTGTTCAACGGTGCCTTCTGCGGGGGGCACTGTTGGAGGGATGACTGGTGGTGCTTCGAGCTATTCAATCGGGGGCAGCCTGTACAGTGGTTCCAGTAGTGAAG CATCGGGTTACGGTACTGCAAGCTCAGTAACGTCCTCGTCTGCGGCCAGTATTGTTTCAATTTCGCACAACGATGGAAatgtgcaacagcagcattccGCTGCTACGGTGGCGATGGCCCATCCTCCCGACATTCCACCAGCAATCAGTCCACGGACTGACAAACCGCAACCATtgcatccaccaccacctccaccgccCCTTTACTCTGGTGCAGGTGCCGGGGCTAACGggggtagtagtggtggtggtggtggtggtagtagcaccAGCAACTCCACCGTTCCAACACTCGCCAACACGACGACCGTTGCAACATCCATCGCAAACAGTACTAGCAGTAACTTTAGACATAATACATCCAATTCTATCAA AAATCAAAACTGTGATTTTACTTACACCATCCCAGGCAGCGGTACTGCGTTCTGTAGTTTCGCAAACACTAATAGTGGTgtaccaccaccgccaacgAATTCCACCGGCCGAGCGTCGTCCTGTGAACATTCGCCCATATTTCCTTCCAGTCCAAAAATCCAACTCCAGCATAATCATCCCACCGCGGGAACGACACCACCCTGCcagcatcatcaccagcatcaTCCTGCGACACAACATCACACCGATACGACGATAGtcgatggtggtggcggtgggcCGGGCAATGTGCATTCGTACGCGATCCAGCACAACAGTAGTAGCAGTGCTTCACCATCCGCTACCAGTAGCCATCCGTGTCAGCAGTGCAGTACCGGTGGTGGGGCTGCGACTGGGGACGGCAGTGGAGGAGCCGCCGGCTTGCCGAACAGTGCCGACTTTGGTCCGACCCCGATCTCACCGCATGTCAACGTACCAAATACACACAATGTCCTACCACCCCTGGCGCCTCCACTACCTCCTAGGTTTAAACGAAAAGAATCTTCCATTGAATCGTCCCAGTCGTCTCAAATACGGCAAGCACCGGATGCACCGACG CTACCACCGAGAGACGTTAGTCCACCTCCGATACCACCAAGGATTTACCCCCAATCACACTATCATTTCGGAGTCGCTGGCCAAAGCGGTACGACGCTACTCCTTAACTACACACAAAGCCCAGGAGCGTGCGGTGGTACTACCGGTGCTGGTAGTGGTTTCGCAATGAACAGCTCCAACTGGAACCATTCCTCGATGCATACG AAGGATGAATCAACGtcatcgtcctcctcctcgtcgACGCTAACCAGGGACAATTTGAACCAGTACAATCAGCATGGCAGcatcggtggcggtggcggtacCACggccagtagcagcagcaacagtagcagtATTGAGCAGCGTTTGCTAATGCTGCCCCACACCAGCACGATCATGATGCGTCGCAATTCGGCCATGGATCGGGCGGCGAAGGAAAACATTCCCAACATTGCCACCTCGAGCTCGCTGTCGGGACTGTCAACGATCGCGGCTGGTACGGTGCTGGCAGGGCCGGTAAATGCCACCTCCGGTGGTAGTGCGTCGACGATGAATTCGAGCGGTCCTAGCGGTTCCTCGGCGGGTACGTCGGTCGGTAGCAGCCCATCGGCgatcaaaaataaatcagtACAGAATTCACCCAGCTCgggacagcagcaacagcaaccgctGCCTCATGTACTTTGTCGAAGGGCCAG TACAAACATCTCGCCACGCTTTTCGCCCGGTGAAACGACGCCAAAACTACCACCTAAACCGAAACAGAACAGCATAAGCTCAG ATCGTACAATGTTTCCTTACCCGAGTACGAACTGA